The genomic stretch AATATCTGATGCTAACTTTTTTAGTATCATAAAAATCATTTGTCTAGTTAAAGCTTTTCCTCTTCGATTTAAAAATAAAGTATCCTCATATTCCTTTTGAGGTTTTATATGTACTCTAATTTGATTTATATAAATTGAAACATACTTCTGAGCTTCTTGGTGAATTGGAACAAATCTTTCTTTATTTCCTTTACCTAAAACTCTTATAAATCCTTCTTCAAAAAATAAATCTGAAATTTTTAGTGTTATCGCTTCACTTACACGTAATCCACAGCTATAAATTGTTTCTAAAATTATTCTATTTCTTTCTCCTTGCGGATGACTTAAATCGATTGCAGATATCAATAAGTCGATCTCTTCTTGCGATAAAGTATCAGGTAATTTTCTTCCTATTTTTGGTGTCTCTAATAAATCTGTCGGATTTGTTGTTCTGTAGTCTTCAAATATTAAATAATCAAAAAAACTTCTTAAACCAGAAATTATTCTAGCTTGACTTCTAGGGTTAACCTTTTTAGCAACATCATAAATAAATAATTTTATTGTCTCAGCATCAATTGTAACAGGGGTGTTCACAATATTATTCTCTGTAATAAAGGAATATAATTTTTCTAAATCTTTTGTGTAGCTTATAATTGTATTTTTAGAAAGACCTCTTTCTATTTTTAAATACATTTGATAATCTTTAATTGCGTGTTGCCAATTCATGACGTAAATTTAGTAAATAAAAAAACCATCCAAATAATGGATGGTTTTAAAAATTTATAAAAAACCTATTCTTAAATAGTTTTAGAATAACTTCCGTTTTTAGGTTGTAAATCGCCCGTAATTATTAAAATTAAATCAATAATATACCAAATTCCAAAACCTCCTAAAGTGATTAATTTTAAAACTCCCAATAAAGTGTATCCTAGATAGAATCTATCTACACCTAATCCTCCTAAGAAAAGAGATAATAATAAAGCTGTTACTTGGCTTTTACCAGAGTTAGCAGCCGCTGCATAAGTTGTTACTTCTTTCTTTTCTACTTTATTGTCTTTAATCACTTCTACAATTTCCTTAGTTTTTTTTACAGGGAAAGATGCATGTGTATTAAAAGAAAAAGCAAAGAAAGCAAATAATAATGTGTAAATAGTTAATGATTTTTTCATGAAGTTTGGTTTTTTTTAAGTTATTTGTGTCAAATATAGCAGATTTCTATGAATAAAAATATTATAGTTTTAGTTAGTTTATTAACCGTTTTTAATCTGTTTTCTCAAGATAGAAAAGAGTTTGATTATGAGTTGTTAGGCGCATTAGCGTTAGAATCTAATCAATTGATTTCTTATAAAATAGTTTTTAATGCTAGAGAAAACGGGTTTATAGAAGGATATTCTTACACAGATTTATCAGGAGAAAACGAAACTAAATCATACATAAGAGGTTATTATGATGTGAAATCTAAAAATATTCAGTTTAAAGAAAGTGATATTTTATATACAAAATCTGAGTTTTTACCAGAAGAATTTTGTTTTGTAAGCTTTAAAGGAAAATTTAAAGGAGAAACTAAAAAAAAGCTCTTAGAAGGTAATTTTACAGGTATTTATGATGATAGAGATACTTGTGCAATCGGAAAATTAAAATTAGTTAGTACTAAGTTTGTTGAGAAAAAAATAAAAAAAGTATATAAGAAAGTAAAGAAGATTAGCAAAGTTAAGAAAATTGACAGTGTAGTTATTGCCGAATTAGAGCCAGAAAATTATTTAAAAAAGTTTAGCGAAACAAAAATTAGATCAGGAGAAAAAGTATCTGTATTTGTTTATACAAGTAAACTTAAAATGGAAATTTGGGATTATGGTAAAGAAGATGGTGATGTAATCACGATACTTAAAAATAATAAACCTGTTTTAGAAAACTATGCTGTAACAAAAAAGAAGAAATCAATCACCTTAAATTTAGAAGATAACAATAACTTAATTAAAATTATTACAGTAAACTCTGGTAAATTAAAAACCAATACTACAAAGTTAATTTTATACGATTTTAGAAGAGAATATGAGGTAGTTGCTGATTTAGAGGAAGGTAAAGAAGCTTTAATTAATATTGTAAAATTGAATGTTAAAAAGTAGCTTTCAAATTAATTCATTTGAGTTAATTTAATTCCTTTTTGAGCAAATATTACGTGCAGAACCAAGATACTTTTGTAAGAGAATTTAAACTAAAATTTTTAATTATGAAGAAAGTATTATTTATTGCGTTTTTAGCAATAGCAGGTTTAGGTAAAGTAAATGCACAAGAAGGTGTTTTAAATGGAGGTTTTAATGTTGGTTTACCAACAGGAGACGTAAGTGATCTAACTAGTTTTACTTTAGGAGCAGAGTTAAATTATATGTTTCCGGTAGCTGAAGGTTTCACATTAGGACCATCTGTACAATATTCGCACTTTTTTGGAGAAGAAGTAGAAACTATTGGAGGTACATTTGATGTATCAGATTCTTCTTTCTTACCAATTTCTGGTGCAGCAAGATTTAACGTTTCAGAAAAATTTGTTTTAGGAGCTAACATTGGTTACGCTTTAGGATTAGATGAAGGAAACGATGGTGGTTTTTATTACAGACCAATTGTTGGTTACAAAATTGGAGATACGACACAATTAAATTTATCATATTCGGGTATTAGCAATGATAATCTAACATTTTCTAACGTAAGTTTAGGGGTAATGTTCGGAATCTAAGTTAGATTATTGATTATAATACACCAAAACGGAGGCAAATGCCTCCGTTTTTTTTGTAAAAAAAATGTATTTTTGAAATATGAAAATAATTATAATTAACGGACCAAATTTAAATCTCTTAGGAAAACGTGAACCAGAAATTTATGGTTCTAAATCATTTGAAGATTATTTTAGAGAATTACAATTAAAATTTGATAACATAGAATTGTTTTATTTTCAAAGTAATGTTGAAGGAGAACTTATCAATAAATTACATGAGGTGGGATTTTCTTATGATGGCATTATTTTAAACGCCGCGGCTTACACGCATACTTCTGTTGGCTTGGGTGATGCAATCAAAGGAATTGACACACCGGTAATAGAAGTTCATATCTCTAACATTCATGCAAGAGAAAAATTTAGACAGCACAGTTTTATTTCACCAAATGCTAACGGAGTTTTATTTGGTTTTGGTTTAAAAGGATACGATTTAGCAATACAGAGTTTTTTATAAATCAAGTTTCATTTTGATGTTTGCTCTTTCGTAGTGAACATCTTTTTCTAAAGGAATTTCAACAAATCCTACTTTTTTATATAGATTTATTGCTGTTTCTAGTTTTCTGTGACTGTAAAGTGTGATATTTTCCCAATTTTTCTCTTTAGCAAATAATATGCAATGATTTATCAACCTTTTACCAAACTGTAACCCTTGATATTCTTCTAAAACTGCCATTTTACTTAATTCAAAATAAGATTTTTGGTTGATAAAAGCTGCAGTACCTATAATCTTAGAATCAAATTTTAGAAAAAAAACAAATCCTCCATTATCAATAATATATTCTTTAGGATTACTTAAAATTTTTTCGTCATAAGGCTCAACATAAAAGAATTTTTCTAACCAGTTAACATTAAGATTATAAAAATCTTTAGAATACCTATCTTCAAAAGAAATAATTTCAAACGGTAAAATTTTATGAGACATAGAATTTTTATGAGTTAAGCTAAATAAGATAATTTTGAACGTAAAAATAATACCTTTCAACGAAAGACAATGATTAATCTATTTAAAAAAATTATATTTGTATTAGCCCTATAAAATAAAAAATGCAAAAAGATAAATGGCTTTTTGAAATAACGCCAAAAAACAATTTATTAGACTTAAACTTAAAGGAAGTCTGGCAGTATCGAGATTTACTTCTTTTGTTTGTA from Polaribacter marinaquae encodes the following:
- the xerD gene encoding site-specific tyrosine recombinase XerD, whose amino-acid sequence is MNWQHAIKDYQMYLKIERGLSKNTIISYTKDLEKLYSFITENNIVNTPVTIDAETIKLFIYDVAKKVNPRSQARIISGLRSFFDYLIFEDYRTTNPTDLLETPKIGRKLPDTLSQEEIDLLISAIDLSHPQGERNRIILETIYSCGLRVSEAITLKISDLFFEEGFIRVLGKGNKERFVPIHQEAQKYVSIYINQIRVHIKPQKEYEDTLFLNRRGKALTRQMIFMILKKLASDIGLHKKISPHTLRHSFATHLLQNGADLRAIQQMLGHESITTTEIYVHLDRSYLKEVVETYHPRK
- a CDS encoding TM2 domain-containing protein, producing the protein MKKSLTIYTLLFAFFAFSFNTHASFPVKKTKEIVEVIKDNKVEKKEVTTYAAAANSGKSQVTALLLSLFLGGLGVDRFYLGYTLLGVLKLITLGGFGIWYIIDLILIITGDLQPKNGSYSKTI
- a CDS encoding outer membrane beta-barrel protein; translation: MKKVLFIAFLAIAGLGKVNAQEGVLNGGFNVGLPTGDVSDLTSFTLGAELNYMFPVAEGFTLGPSVQYSHFFGEEVETIGGTFDVSDSSFLPISGAARFNVSEKFVLGANIGYALGLDEGNDGGFYYRPIVGYKIGDTTQLNLSYSGISNDNLTFSNVSLGVMFGI
- the aroQ gene encoding type II 3-dehydroquinate dehydratase → MKIIIINGPNLNLLGKREPEIYGSKSFEDYFRELQLKFDNIELFYFQSNVEGELINKLHEVGFSYDGIILNAAAYTHTSVGLGDAIKGIDTPVIEVHISNIHAREKFRQHSFISPNANGVLFGFGLKGYDLAIQSFL
- a CDS encoding GNAT family N-acetyltransferase, which codes for MSHKILPFEIISFEDRYSKDFYNLNVNWLEKFFYVEPYDEKILSNPKEYIIDNGGFVFFLKFDSKIIGTAAFINQKSYFELSKMAVLEEYQGLQFGKRLINHCILFAKEKNWENITLYSHRKLETAINLYKKVGFVEIPLEKDVHYERANIKMKLDL